A DNA window from Ranitomeya imitator isolate aRanImi1 chromosome 2, aRanImi1.pri, whole genome shotgun sequence contains the following coding sequences:
- the LOC138663125 gene encoding E3 ubiquitin/ISG15 ligase TRIM25-like, whose protein sequence is MASPDLKDELSCSICLNIFTDPVTLRCGHNFCLVCIDRVLETQDGLGIYCCPDCRARFTERPMLQSNITLRNIAEHFLYFRSDEEERAIFCTNCINAPLPAVKSCLHCEAPLCSNHVRVHNQSPEHVLCEPTTNFSKKKCSLHNEVLKYYCSNDRLCICMTCCLAGDHSGHKVEPLNKASQKKKATLKNILKNLSSLSKEAEEKLQNIQKCRSKVQEKATDIKEAVANLFLDIKRQLEILESKVQAEISRQENQVSDLIRQLEIQKNELSLVVYHIKELCNLSDPLILLQECISVRYHTSEEMGKEVRDDDDEEIYVGDMDEGLISETLHMGLSDIMTFIKRQIYIKENRCTNLDEDTVAKNLLLSIDKKSVFWTPKLPDLGHVELPVRFHNCSQVLSMESFCSGRHYWDVETSKHGEWRLGVSYSTIERSGDHSYLGCNDQSWCLCRSNNNKYSVVYDNRETMLGHNISRHKFRISLDYYGGRVSFYELCSPIRHLYTFTAEFTDALHVAFYICGVNTFVRISY, encoded by the coding sequence ATGGCTTCTCCTGACCTGAAAGACGAGCTGAGCTGCTCCATCTGCCTCAACATCTTCACTGACCCTGTCACCttgagatgtggacacaacttctgcctGGTCTGTATTGATCGTGTGCTGGAGACCCAGGATGGGTTGGGGATTTACTGTTGCCCCGACTGCCGAGCGAGGTTTACAGAGCGTCCCATGCTTCAGAGTAACATAACCCTGCGGAACATTGCGGAGCATTTCTTGTACTTCCGGTCCGATGAGGAGGAAAGAGCTATTTTTTGCACTAACTGTATCAACGCGCCGCTCCCCGCGGTTAAGTCCTGCCTCCACTGTGAAGCTCCGCTGTGCAGCAACCACGTACGAGTCCACAACCAGTCTCCAGAACACGTCCTGTGTGAGCCCACCACTAATTTCAGCAAGAAAAAATGCTCTTTGCACAATGAGGTCCTGAAGTATTACTGCTCCAACGACCGCTTGTGTATCTGCATGACCTGCTGCTTGGCCGGCGATCATAGTGGGCACAAGGTGGAACCGCTCAACAAAGCGTCCCAAAAGAAGAAGGCCACTTTGAAAAACATTCTGAAGAACCTGTCCTCGTTGTCCAAGGAGGCTGAAGAAAAACTGCAGAACATACAAAAATGCCGGAGTAAGGTCCAAGAAAAGGCGACTGACATCAAGGAGGCTGTAGCCAATCTGTTTCTAGACATCAAAAGGCAACTGGAGATCTTGGAGAGCAAGGTCCAAGCAGAGATCTCACGGCAGGAGAACCAGGTCTCAGATCTGATCCGACAGCTGGAAATCCAGAAGAACGAGCTCTCCTTGGTCGTGTATCACATCAAGGAGCTCTGTAACTTGTCTGACCCATTAATCCTTCTACAAGAATGCATATCGGTTCGGTACCACACATCGGAAGAAATGGGCAAGGAGGTCCGAGATGATGATGACGAAGAGATCTATGTGGGAGATATGGATGAAGGTCTGATCTCCGAAACGTTGCACATGGGATTATCCGATATCATGACTTTTATAAAGAGACAAATTTACATCAAGGAGAATAGATGCACCAACCTAGACGAGGACACAGTTGCCAAGAACCTCCTGTTATCCATTGACAAAAAATCTGTGTTTTGGACCCCAAAATTACCGGATTTGGGACATGTTGAATTGCCAGTCAGGTTTCATAATTGTTCCCAAGTTTTAAGTATGGAGAGTTTTTGTTCGGGGAGACATTACTGGGACGTTGAGACGAGCAAACACGGAGAATGGAGGCTGGGCGTCTCTTACTCTACAATCGAGAGAAGTGGAGATCACTCGTATTTGGGATGTAACGACCAGTCCTGGTGCTTGTGCAGATCCAATAATAATAAGTACTCGGTGGTGTATGACAACCGGGAGACCATGTTAGGTCACAACATTTCCCGTCATAAATTCCGCATCTCTCTGGATTATTATGGCGGTCGGGTGTCCTTCTACGAGTTGTGTTCCCCGATCAGACACCTCTATACCTTCACTGCGGAGTTCACTGATGCTCTCCATGTTGCTTTCTACATATGTGGAGTTAATACCTTTGTAAGAATCAGCTATTAG
- the LOC138666396 gene encoding uncharacterized protein: MLTVCYSFFQMSFNTEEFVRELIEMYRSLPCLWQIKSADYSNRNKKREAFAKLVALFKQHNPSEKVDESVVRKKIQGLRTVYKKELNKVVRSKKSGAATDEVYVPSLWYFDLLGFTRDQELPRTMASSMRQTLDEDPVIPTDTPVGDQDRHDDLSTPSSEDLLGDEPSRAEATEGSSEDPAPSTPNTAYVPRRINNGRKRKDTVSPSTELVTLAKQMLSQQSNSTVDSFANFAADRLGKLQDTQRIHAERVIFETLSKAAAGQLDERSSVHSFMDRDPCLWQPMNETPEAMRGTPAHRQFRSHPNMPLAPPPQYPRFSHSFLGQLSSPPSQGFLNGENHYEEL; encoded by the exons ATGCTCACTGTatgctattctttctttcagatgtctttCAATACCGAGGAATTTGTACGGGAATTGATTGAGATGTATCGATCCCTGCCCTGCCTTTGGCAGATTAAATCCGCTGACTACAGCAACAGAAATAAGAAGAGGGAGGCATTTGCCAAACTTGTTGCTCTGTTTAAGCAGCATAACCCCAGCGAGAAGGTGGATGAGAGTGTAGTCCGGAAAAAGATCCAGGGTCTACGCACAGTTTATAAAAAGGAGCTCAACAAGGTGGTGAGGTCAAAGAAGTCTGGTGCCGCCACAGACGAGGTTTATGTGCCATCGTTATGGTACTTTGACTTGCTTGGCTTCACCCGTGACCAGGAGCTCCCGCGCACAATGGCATCTTCAATGCGGCAGACCCTGGATGAAGACCCTGTGATCCCGACTGACACCCCTGTTGGAGAT CAAGATCGGCATGATGATCTGTCCACCCCGTCCAGTGAGGACCTGCTGGGAGATGAACCAAGCCGGGCGGAGGCTACTGAGGGGTCTAGTGAAGACCCTGCACCCTCAACCCCCAACACAGCTTATGTACCACGGCGGATTAACAATGGTCGTAAAAGAAAGGACACCGTGTCGCCATCAACAGAGTTGGTCACTTTGGCAAAGCAAATGTTAAGCCAGCAGAGCAACAGTACCGTGGACAGCTTTGCCAACTTTGCCGCTGATCGGCTAGGGAAGCTGCAAGACACACAAAGGATCCACGCCGAGAGGGTGATTTTTGAAACTTTAAGCAAAGCAGCAGCGGGTCAGCTAGATGAAAGGTCAAGTGTGCACAGTTTTATGGACCGTGATCCTTGTTTATGGCAGCCAATGAATGAAACGCCTGAGGCAATGCGTGGCACACCAGCACACCGTCAATTTAGATCTCATCCGAACATGCCGCTTGCCCCTCCACCACAATATCCCAGGTTTTCCCATTCTTTTCTTGGGCAATTATCATCTCCGCCCAGCCAAGGATTTTTGAATGGTGAAAACCATTATGAAGAACTATAG